AGGTGCCTGGTGAGCAGAATGTTCTGATGGCGGCATTTCGCAGTATTGGCAAGGGGTAGGGCATTATAGAAATGCCGCCCGGAAAAGCATCGTGGCGGCCGGGTGGGGGCCGCGCTTTGATTGAATCCTAAATCACAGGGTAAGCACCAGTATGCGCAAGGGCTGAGGTTCTTGCGGTTTGACGTTACACAAGTTTGTCTTTTTTTGACCACGAAATACGGTGAAAAGCGCTGCAGCAAAGCATGTGCTGCTATAGCTTGCTGCTAGGATTCCGGGGTATTGCTGGCTTTTGTTTCCATTCTTACAAACCTGGGGGGGCATGTTGATTGCTCTGAGTTCTTTATTCAGCCGTCAGCCTGCACCTTTGCTTGGCATTGATGTCAGCTCCTCCAGCGTGAAGCTGGTCGAGCTGGCCAAAAGCAAATCCGGCGAGTGGCAACTGGAGCGTTGTGCGATTGAGCCTCTTGAAAAAGGCTGGATCACCGACGGCAATATTGAGAAATTTGATGAGGTGGCGGAGGCTGTGCGCCGCCTGGTCAAGAAAAGCGGAACGCGTACAAAGCAAGTGGCCATGGCGTTGCCAGCCGCTGCAGTGATTACGAAGAAGATCACCTTGCCAGCCGGCTTGACCGAACTGGAAATGGAAGTTCAGGTCGAGTCCGAAGCCAATCAATACATTCCGTTCTCGCTCGATGAGGTGAGCCTGGATTTCTGTGTCATAGGCCCGTCGCTGGTGTCGCCTGGCGATGTGGATGTGCTGATCGCTGCATCGCGCAAGGAAAAAGTGCAGGACCGCCAGGGCCTGGCCGAGGCTGCCGGTCTCAAGCCCATCGTCATCGATATCGAGCCCTATGCCGCCCGAATGGCGGCAACGCGTCTGGTGTCGCGTTTGCCCAATGCCGGGCGTGACGCCGTCGTGGCGCTATTCGAGGTGGGCGCAATGACTACCAGCATGCAGGTGCTTCGCAATGACGAGGTGCTGTATGAGCGTGATCAGGCCTTTGGCCTTTGGCGGTGCACAGCTTACCCAGTTGATTGCACGTCAGTACGGTTTTTCTCCGGAAGAGGCGGAGGCCAAGAAGCGCAGCGGCGAATTGCCGGACGACTACGCGGCTGGCGTGCTCAAGCCCTTCGTGCAAAGCCTGACCCAGGAAGTGGCGCGAGCGTTGCAGTTCTTCTTCACGAGTACTCCCTATAACCGCGTCGATCATGTTTTGCTGGCAGGTGGATCGTCGTCCTTGCCGGGGCTGGTGGATGCCGTCAGCCAGCAGACTGGATGTGCCTGCAGTCTTGCCAATCCCTTCGAAGGCATGGAAATTGGCAGCGGCGTGCGTCTGAAGAAGATGGCGCGTGAAGCGCCGTCCTATCTGACCTCTTGCGGTTTGGCCATGCGGAGGTTTCAAGAGTGATACTGATTAACCTTTTACCGCATCGCGAAGCGGCCAAGAAGCGCCGTAAAGAAGCGTTTCAGGTCAATATGGTGCTGGGCGCGCTGGGTGGACTGCTGATCGCAGCACTGATCTACTGGTACTTCCAGATGATGATCGAGGGCCAGCAGAACAAGAACAATCTGCTGCGCTCCGAAATCAAGGTCCTGGAGACACAGATCAAGGAAATCGAAGGCCTGGAGGCTGAAATTACTGCCCTGCGGGCACGCCAGAAGGCCGTCGAGGATCTGCAGTCCGACCGCAATCTGCCGGTGTACATGCTCAATGAGCTGGTCAAGCAACTGCCGGACGGTGTCTACATCAGCAGCATCAAGCAAGAAGGCCTGTCGGTGACCATGCAGGGAACTGCACAGTCGAACGAGCGTATTTCCGAGATGCTGCGCAATCTGACGGATGGCTCGCCCTGGTTCTCCAAGCCGGAGCTGATGGAAATTGTGGCCAAGACTGTTGATGTGACTGCCAAGGACAAGCGCCGTGCAGCTGCATTCACATTGCGCTTCAATCTGACCCGGGCCAGCGATGCAGAGAAAAATCTGCAAGCTGCAAGCTCCTCTGTGAAGGCGCAGTAATGGCAAAAAAGAAGAAATCTCTGGACATCGACTTCGCTGCGCTGCAAGAGAGAATTCAGCGCCAATTCCGGAATCTGGATCCGAATGACCCTTCAGTCTGGCCCGCCTTGCCAAAGGCACTGCTGTATGTTGCCGTTGCAGTCGTTGTCGCAGCCTTGCTGTGGTTCGTCGTTCTGAAGGATTACGAAGCAGAGCTCGACGCCGAGCGTGCGACCGAGGTGACTCTGCGTGAAGACTATTCCAAGAAAATGGTCAAGGCAGTGAGCCTGGAGGGCTTGAAGAAGCAGC
This region of Comamonas thiooxydans genomic DNA includes:
- a CDS encoding PilN domain-containing protein — protein: MILINLLPHREAAKKRRKEAFQVNMVLGALGGLLIAALIYWYFQMMIEGQQNKNNLLRSEIKVLETQIKEIEGLEAEITALRARQKAVEDLQSDRNLPVYMLNELVKQLPDGVYISSIKQEGLSVTMQGTAQSNERISEMLRNLTDGSPWFSKPELMEIVAKTVDVTAKDKRRAAAFTLRFNLTRASDAEKNLQAASSSVKAQ